In Gimesia panareensis, the genomic window GGATTACGTGGCCGATGATCCCAAACTGCCCCGCGTGCTGCTGATTGGGGATTCGGTTTCGCGGGGTTATACACAGGCGGCCCGGAACGCCTTAAAAGGGAAAGTGAACGTGCATCGTGCTCCGGCGAACTGTGGGCCGACGGCGACGGGGCTGAAGAAACTCGATGTCTGGCTGGGTGACGGTAACTGGGATCTGATCCATTTCAACTTTGGTATTCACGATCGCCGGACCAAGGCAGACGACTATGAGCAACGTCTGGAAGAGATTGTGAAACGCCTGAAAAAGACCGGTGCAAAAGTGGTCTGGGCCAGCAGTACGCCGATCCCGGCTGACTGGAAAGAGGGACCGGAAATGAAGGCGAAGCTGGAAGAAAAGAATGCGATCGCCGCCAAAGTGATGAAGCGGAATGGTGTGGAGATCGACGATCTGTTTACCTTCATCACGCCGCACCTGGCGGAAGTGCAGAATCCGAAAGACGTGCACTTCAACGGCAAAGGCTATGACCTGCTGGGGAAACAGGTGGCGGAGTATATTGCAGGGGCGCTGCAGGAAAGCAAGAAGTAGACTGACGGGCTCTAATTTGAATTCTATTTCTCAATCGGAATTTTGTCAGAAGCATGCGCACGAGTGAGCTGCGACTTCCTGCTCGCTGCGCTCGGCCCGAATTACATTCGGGCCTACCCTTTTATCTTTTTACTAGGACAGCAGCCAGTAGCCGATGCCGGCGATGAGGCAGATACCGGCCAGGACGGAGGCGGCGATCAGCATCGGCTTGCTCTTGTTTTTCTGAACGTATTGATTTGGTGAGGCGACGCGAAAGTGATAGCTGCCCGCCAGGGAGAGCGTATTGCCGGGAAACAGGATCTGTTCCTGGATCCGGCGGCCGTCAACTTCAGTGCCGTTCTTGCTCTTGAGATCGGTCACGACCCAGCCTGTATTTTCGTAGTGAAACTCACAATGGTTTCCGGAGATGCCGGGGCGGTCGATCTGGATGTCGCAGGTGGGATTGCGACCGAGGGTCACCCGCTGTTTGAAGATCGGGAAGCGGCGTTTATCGTCGAGATCGATCAGATCAATCGGCTGGAAATCTTTGACCAGGGTATCGGAAGCTTCCTGTGCCATGCGGTTCGTCGATTCGGCGGGGACTGCGTGCCTGAGAATGCCACTTTTGGAAATGTCGGATTCGCCGCGGGTCAGGCGTTCGATGCCATCTGATTTCTGTTGTTGTCGGGCCTGTTCCGCGACATGACTGGCAGTCGCGATACGGGAGGAGAGCTGTGGTTTAACGATGCTCGACTGGGCGATTGCAGAGCGGGCTTTGGCATACTGGACCCGCTGGGAGACGACTTTGTTGAAGCGGAATTCGACTGGCTGGCGTTCGGCGTAGGGCTCCAGGGCAGCGGCGACTTCCGCCATCGACTGAAAGCGTTCGTCGGGATCTTTGGCCATCATTTTTTCGACGATGGCAACCACCTCTGCAGGGATTGCGGGGGCGATTTCCGCGATGGATCGCGGAGTCTGTTCGCGATGGGCCTGAATTTTCTGGGAAGCGGTCCCTGTCGGAAAAGGGAGCTTCCCGGTCAGCAGGAAGTACATCGTGCCTCCCAGGCCGTAGACGTCAGCGCGGGCATCGACTGCATGCCCTTCGCGGGACTGTTCGGGGGCGATGTATTCCGGCGTCCCCACACAGCCGTGACCAAAAATCATGGAGAGGGAGAATTCCGCCTCGGGATTGTCTTTGAGCAGAGCCAGGCCGAAGTCGAGGACTTTGACGTAGCCTTTGGAATCAATAATCAGGTTTTCCGGTTTGAGGTCACGGTGGATAATGCCCGCCTGATGTGCCTCTTCCAGACCTAAGGCAGCCTGCGCGATGACATCGCAGACCTGTGGGGAGGGGAGCGACTTCTGTTTGAGCAGGACCAGTTCCAGCAGGCTGATCCCTTTGACGAATTCCATCGCGATATAACAGATGGCCCCTGCGCCTTCATAGGCGATCGTGCGGACGATGTGCGGATGCTCGAGACGTGAGCCTGCGGAAGCTTCCAGCTTGAGTCGCGTCAGCATCCCGGCATCGTTGCGGCATTTGTCGTTGAGTACCTTGAGGGCGACCGGTTCTTTCGTTTCGATCTTCTCCGCGAGATACAGGCTGCCCATGCCGCCGAAGCCGAGGACTTCGAGCACTTTGTAATCGTCGATGAAAAAGCCACGTTTACGGCCCGCGAGCAGGCGTTCGCCCTGGTAGCGGGTCAGCACTTTTCCGGTGACCAGTCGCTGGGCGGCTTCCTTGGGTTTTTCAGCCGCTTCGAGCTCGAATTCCTCGATCACGGCGCGGAATTTCTCCTCTGAGAGCAGATGGCTCTCGCGCAGTAAATCGAGAAATGACGGGACATCTTGTGGTTTCGACATAAAACACAGTCGCGCGAAGGGAGATGTGAAACGTTCCTAATTATATACAGATGCAACGCATTTTGGTAGCAGATTCCTGAAAGTGAGGCGAATTCCGGGTATTTACTGCAGACGGAACCCTTGAAATGATAACTGCTTCCGCTTGACTTCGGTGTGGGGAGCACTCAAAATAGGATTTATATATCCAATATATGTGGTTGAGTACGAGAGGAACTGGGTTGATGCTGAAAATGAGAAATCGAGGTCGTTTCCTGCTGTGCTGCTTGCTGGCGGGTGTCTGTCTGACCGTGGTCGGGTTTGCCGGGGAGAGTGGAAAAAAAGAGCCGGTCTGTGAGAAGAAGGTAGCGACCGAAGGGACACCGGACGAGACACAAATCACGCCAACGGTCAGCCAGGCGCGGGAGCAGGCCCGGCTGCTGCATGATACGCTGCATTCCACCCTGTTGATTGTGCATCGCAAATATTATCGCGAGGACGAAAAACTGCCGATCCCCTCGAGCGTGCTGGATGACGTGTTTGAAGATCTGCAGGAGAATCGCAAAATCCGTTTCCGCTGGATTTCCGTCAATGCGGAGGCAATGAATATCGATCACGAACCGAAAACGGAATTCGAAAAACGGGCAGCAGCTGCGATTGCCGACGGGAAGCCGGAATACGAGCAGGTGGAAAAGGGAATCTATCGGCATGTGGGACGGATCTGTCTCCCTTCCCAGTGTCTGAAATGTCATATGCCCAACCGCCGCAGCACCGCGACCCGCTTTGCCGGACTGATCATTTCATTGCCCGTACAGACAACGCCCCGGCCGAAGACCAAATGACTCTGACTCAGTGGGTCATCGGGTAATCCAGAGTGAACTGATGCTGATCGCGGGCGGGGACGATCTTTGTCTGTTCGCAGTACTTCTGTTTGACCGGGTTCCAGGTACGGACTTCGATTTTGTTCTGGTCGGGAATAAACCGCATCAGGCGGAAACCTTCGGCTCCGTAGTCGGAGAGCAGTTCGTGGACCGTGTTGCCGTGTTGGCCTTTGACACTCTGGTGCAGGGCCTGGGTTCGACTCTGATCACCACAGCAGATCAGAAACAGGTTTTTATGCTTGCTGAAACATTTTTCCCACATCTGTTGTGAGGTATTTCCGTTGGCACCATGACACTTTTTCCAGACCATGCGACCTTTGGGAGCGTCGAAGTAGTCACGCGGTGCTTTGGGATGTTCGCGCGGTCCCAGATCCATGTGCGTAGTGATGATCGCTCTGCGATCGGCATGCTGCTTGAGCACTTCACTGGCCCAGTCGAGCACCGGATCGGGGGCGTTGCATTCCAGGTGCACGATGATGAAGTTCATGCCTCTCGCTGAGAAGAGCTGGTAACTGTTGGCGTTATTTCCGGAGACTTCCGGTTTCCCTGTTTCGCCTGGATAACAGCCGCCGTACCAGTCAAATTCTGCAAAGCGTGACTGAGGAAAATATTTCTGGAACAGGGCCGAATTTCCGGTTTTCCCGGTCATATCGTGATTGCCGACGCTGATCCCGTAGGGAACTTTACCGTGCAGCTTGTTCATGCAGCTTTGTGCGAGCGCCCACTGTTCGTCGTTGTTGATGTCCACAATGTCGCCGACATGGCTGACGAAGACAATCCGCTGCCGCTCGAGTTCGTCGACAATGCAGTCAGTGATCGATTCAAAAACGGGGTTCGTGGTGGGAGCTTCAGCCTGCGTTTTACGATTGGTACCACGCCCCTTGTAATGCTGGGTATCGGGGATCACCGCAATACTGAAAGTTCCGTTCGGAGCCGGAGGAAGTCCCTCCGCGTTGGCAGGCAGAACAGAGGCTGTCAGTAACAACATAGGTACGCAGATCGTATGGAGCTTCATTACGGTTCTATTCTTAAATGGAATGGGGTGGGATCAGTTCATGTTAACACATTGACTCCCCAAATGCAGGGGACCGGCTCAGTCAGGGAGTTCAATCTGCACCTGGGGATTGCTGGAATTGCCTTGTGGATCGCGCAGTTGCAGGCTGTCAAACCGTCTGAGTTCTGATATGATAAATGCGAAAATGTTGATGTGTTGTTTGGTCTGATATTGATGAGTTGAGGCAGTCATGAGTGGAATTGTTGGTCATACGATGTATGCCATCCTGGGCGGGAAAGCGGCGGTTGCGCAGAAGCTACCCATCGCACCGCTGATTCACCGGCACTACGCCAGCTATCTGGCCGGGGCTTACATGGGCTGTGACATTCAGATCATGCCTGAAGCGATTTGTGTGGATACGGGCGAAGAGGTTGGCTTTGGGACGGCGCCCCTGGAACGCAGTCCGTTGACTGGAGGTGCGGTCAAACCCTGGACGTTGAAGTTTGAGGGAAAAGAATACCGCCCGCGGGATATCCATCACCTGTTTTATGGCCGGGCGCATGTGGTCTTTGGCTGGGTGCCTGCCGAGCGGAAGTATACGGTGCCCTGGGATCATCTCCCCGATTACGCGGCCCGCGTGTTTCAGGATGCACGGGATCTGTATGGTCCGGGCGAGCGCAAGCTGGCTTATCTGTTTGGCTGGCTGGCCCACATTGTGGGCGACAGTCTGATTAAATCGGTCCAGCCGGGGATTACGTTGAACCTGCTCGATGGAAAATACACGCCCGCAAATCGGCCGATTCAGGATCTGGTGACGCTGCACGAGGTGGGCCGCAAGGAACTGCGACTGGACTGGGCCAGTCTGTTGTCCGATCTGGCCGAGACCCCAGTCGAGCCGGTTCAACTGCATTACATGCGGATCGGGCAGCCACGTGGTTTGCTGGCCGCTGACTTTCCCGATGCCTGGGCACCACAACACGAGGCACTGTTGCTGCGCGTGCTGGCTGAGAATCGTCGCTATCAGCAGATTCGAAATCCGCGGTTAATGAAACAGTACGCACTCAAGCAGCAGGGGACGCGTTGGGTCTGTGACGAAGAATTGAGCCGCAAGACTGGTGGGCTGTCTTACGCAGAGATGGTCGCGCTGGCCGACAAAGCGAATTTGCGGCATGCACTGTGGGAGATGGGGGAAGCGGTGGCCCTGCTGTTTTCCCAGGTGGTTGAGCGCGTGCCTTATCTGCAGAACCTGCCCGATCCGAGTGTGCCCGGGTGGGACGAGCTGACCGTTCGCTGGAAAGCGACGTGAGCAACGATTCGATGTTGGACTGACGCGAGCGATTTACTGCGTATCCGTTTTCTTTTTGTTGGCTTCGTATTTGGCGATCCATTTTTCCGGATTGGCTTCAAAGGCTTTACGACAGCCACTGCAGCAGACCCAGTATGATTTGCCCTGAAAAGAGACCTGCGAGGTTCCCAGTCCGCCCGAGATGACACAGGTTTTGGAGCCATAGTCGGAATCGCTTTTGGCGAATGAGGTTCCCTTGCGGCGAGTATTGATCGTGTCAACGCGTGCCACACTGTCGCCGCGCAGATCGTAAAGTTCGAACATGTAGCGATCGTTGTTCTGCTGGTTGAAGATAATCTGTGCGTGTTTCTTTTCATCCGCCGGTTCCACCAGGGACAGGCTGAGCTTGTAAGTGGAATGCATCACGTTAGGATCGTCATCGCCGGGGATCTTCTGCACGGGGACAGAGAATTCGCCTTCGTAGACTTTCTTCTGACCATCTTTGTCGGTGAGCGTCAGTTGATATTTCTGTTTGTCCGTCAGATAGGTGAGCCGTCCCGTGTTGTAGTAACGACTTTTATCAGCTTTCATGACCAGAGCGGGTTGTGCCGGGTTGGTCTGCAGGTCCCAGACCCAGTCCAGCGTTTCGACCGCGCTGAACCCGTCGAACTTTTTGAAGGTGGTGCCTCCCCAGTCGCCGAGCATGATCTGCAGGGGCTTGAGTGCTTCGAGTACGTTGTCAAATTTCTGTTCCTCGGGCGCGCCTGCAGAGGATCCAGCCGTTGATTGATTGCCGTTGAGTGTCAATGGTTGAAAGCGTCGCACCGGCTTTTCGGTTTTGGATTCCCTGGGGGCCGCTTCCATGTCCAGTGCGCCGGCGTCACCCAGGTCGACACCTCCTCCGCCCAGATCGACACTGACTTCTTCGGGTGCGTTTTGTGGCTGGTCTGAGGAACCGGAACTGCAGCCGACACTGAAGGTCAGGGACACGATCATCAGACAGACGGTGCAGAGCAGACGCGAATACATGGAACAGGACTCCCAACTTGAAAGCAACAGGCGGATCAACACGCTCCGGGTTTCACTGGTGAAACCGCAGCGTTTTATCAGTGAGACCAGTATAACAGTCTGTTCACGTTTCTGTCACGCTGAATTCAGTTCTGATAATTTTTTGTCATTCCGGCAGAGGTCCTTTGTGTCTGGTTTGAATCGAGAGTACAATCGTTCGCTCAAACGCTCATTTATTAAAGAAACGTTTAAAAGTGAGGGCCGTGCAATGACCGCACCATCGAACGACACAGAGTCCATGGAAGTCGACCCTGTCTTTTTAAACTCCAGGCGTGAGGCCTGGATTATTCTGGGTTTATGGGTTGTCGCATTGCTGTGGGCAGTGCCTTACTGTTACCTGAACGGGTTTCAGTCGGGGATGGATCCTGAAGCGGTTGAGATGACCATGGGGATACCCAGCTGGGTGTTCTGGGGAATCGCTTTTCCCTGGTTCGTAGCCGACCTGTTTACAATCTGGTTCTGCCTGTTTTATATGAAAGAAGACGACCTCGGTGTAGCTCACGAAGGTGAAGATCTCGCAGAAGAAATAGCAGAGATGCACGCAGCAAGAGATGAAGCAACTACCGGGGGGAATGAGTCTTGAACGTTTTACTTGCTACCAGTCAGAGTCTACCACTACTGTTCGCTGCCGATGAGACCGGCCCCGATGCGGCGCTGATTTCATTCATGATCTATACGGTCGCTGTGTTTGTACTGGCGGCCCTTTCCAACCGGCTGCTCAAAAGCAAAAGCTTCCTCAGTGAATACTTCCTGGGAAGTCGGGGTCTGGGCGTCTGGGCGTTCGCTTTGACCTTTGCTGCCACCAGCAGTTCAGGCGGCAGTTTCACCGGATTTCCGTCCAAGATTTACTCGCATGGCTGGATTCTGGCACTCTGGATCGGCAGTTATATGGTCGTGCCGATCTGTACGATGGGTTTGATCGGGAAACGGCTCAACCAGATCGCGCGGCGCTCCGGTTCGATTACCGTGCCCGACGTGATTCGCGACCGGTTTCACAGTCCCCTGCTGGGGCTGATGGCGGTTTCGCTGATCGTGTTTTTCATGTCGTTTAATCTGGTCGCCCAGTTCAAAGCGGGCAGCCTGATTCTGCAGACACTGCTGGATGGCGTCACCATTTTTGAGCGCACCGCTGACGGACTGGCTCAGGCCGTTTCGGATATTCCTTTTCTTTCCGATGGCGTGAGCCCCGAGTATCTGCTTTGTCTGTTCGTGTTTGGGTTTGCCGTCATTGTTTATACGACCTATGGCGGTTTCCATGCGGTGGTCTGGACTGACGTGATGCAGGGGATCGTGATGGTGATCGGCGTGATCATCATGCTACCACTGGCTATTTCGCAGGCGGGTGGACTGGAGCATACCACGAAGCTGATGGCCAAGATGACGCCTCCCCGGTATTCCGCGCCTGATAAAGGGGGGATCACGCTCACGCTGGACAAGCCTGTCGCTGAGGACACGCGGATTGAAATAGGTAGCTGGATCACGGACAAACCGATTGCGGACTCGAAAGTTCCGCTGTTGTTCCGGGTGACTGCTGCTGCTGAAATTCCAGCCGGGGAAACGTCCATCGACGAAGTCAAGGTAATCCAGTTGACGACGCTGGAAGACATTGAACGCATTCTGGGACGACGAGAAAAGGAAAACTTCCTGGAGGGAGTGAGTGTCTCCAATATTGATCTGGTGCAATACGCTTATGGGGAAGAGGAGAGTCAGCAGGGAGCCTATGTGGTGGGTCCGGGACCGAGTCCGAGCAGCAACAATGGTTTTCTGCCTTTGAGTCTGGCGATTTCCTTCTTCTTCATGTGGGCGATTTCCGGAACGGGCCAGCCTGCGAACATGGTGCGCCTGATGGCATTCCGTGATACGAAAACGCTGCAACGTTCCATCTGTACCGTGGCGATTTATTACACATTGATTTATTTCCCGCTGGTGGTCATCTTCTGTTGTGCCCGGGTGATACTGCCCGGGATGGAAGGAGAATCCGACCGGATCATGCCGGCGATGGCCGTGTATCTGACCGAAAATATCGGGATGGGCTGGCTGGCAGGTCTATTGGTGGCGGCACCGTTTGCTGCTGTGATGTCAACCGTCGACAGCTTCCTGTTGCTGATTTCGTCTGCCTGGGTGCGTGACGTCTATCAGAGGAATATCAATCCTGAGGCCAGTGAGAAGACCATTAAACTGCTGAGTTATCTGGCGACATTCGTCGTCGGTACCGCAGCGATGGTCGTGGCGATTAACCCGCCCCAGTTCCTGCAGGACATTATTGTGTATGTGGGGAGTGGACTGGCGGCAAGCTTCCTGGCACCGATCGTCTATGGTCTGTACTGGCGGCGTGTGAATGCGATTGGTGCGATGGGAGCGATGCTGGGAGGGTTCAGTCTGCATCTGGCGATGTATGTCACTGGTTACTTCAGGAACGGCAGCTTTTTCAAACCTTACCAGCTGTTCGATTTCGATCCGATCATTGTGGGGCTGTTTGGTTCGTTCATCTGTGGATTCATTGTCACCAAGCTGACAGCGCCTCCACCACAGGAGCTGGTAGAAAAGTTTTTCTATAAAGAGAAAGCCGGTTCCTGAGCCGTTTTTTCTGATGGGTATCTGACTCTTTCGAGGATCTTGCTATGGAATATATCGACGCACATTCGCATGTCTGGACTCCTGATGTCAAAAAATATCCGCTGGCGCCCGGGTATAAGGTTGCCGATATGCAGCCGCCCAGTTTTACCGCGGAAGAGCTGCAGGCCCAGATGATGCCGGTGGGCGTGAACCGGGTCGTTTTGATCCAGATGTCCTTCTATGGTTTTGACAACAGCTATATGCTGGACTGCATGGCCAAATATCCGGGTATGTTTTCCGGCGTAGCCGTGATTGACCAGAAGGGCGACAACCCGACGCCGAAAATGCTGGCGCTCAAAAAGAAGGGAGTACGGGGTTTCCGGATTGCACCGAAGACGAAGAAGGTCGACGAATGGCTGGACGGCGCGTGCATGGAAGAGATGTGGACTACCGGAGCCAAAGAGGGGATGGCGATGTGCTGCCTGATGAATCCGAACGGGCTGCCTGCCTTGGATAAAATGTGTCAGAAGCATCGGGATACGACCGTGGTCATCGACCATCTGGCACGGATCGGTGTGACCGGCAAGATCGAGCCGGACGAAGTCGATGCGTTGTGTAAAATGGCCAAGCATCCAAATGTGTACGTCAAAGTTTCTGCCTTTTATGCTCTGGGTAAAAAGCAGATGCCCTACCATGATCTGGCGCCACTTATTAAAAAGGTATATCAGGCCTTTGGTGCCAAACGCCTGATGTGGGCGACTGACTGTCCTTACCAGGTACAGGGGCCACATACCTATAAAGCGTCGATCGATCTGATCAAGAACGGTCTGCCGTTCCTGTCGGACGACGACAAGTCATGGATTCTGGAAAAGACTGCCGAAAAGGTCTTCTTCCAGGGAATTTAAAAGAAACGTTGATCAGGTTTGCTCATGGATGCATGCTATCAGATAGAGGATACCAGTCAGATTATCTCTCCCGGGATGATCATCTTTAAGGATCTCGTGGAAGAGAATTTAAAGCAGATGATTGCGCTGGTGGGGAATCCCGACCGGCTGCGACCGCATTGCAAAACGCACAAAATGCGGGAAATCATTGAGCTGGAACTCTCGCTGGGAATCAAAAAACATAAAGCAGCAACGTTCGCTGAAGCAGAGATGCTGGCGGAGACCGGCGTCAAGGACATCTGTCTGGCCTACAACCTGGTCGGGCCGAACATCGCGCGGGCGATTGAGTTTCGCAAACGCTGGCCGGATGTGTCGTTCCAGGTGACTGCCGACCATCCCACGCCCATCGAACAGCTGGGAGCGGCGATGACCGAGGCGGGGCTGGAAATTGAAGTCCTGCTCGATCTGAATACCGGACAGAACCGGACAGGGATTGTCCCTGGTGACGCGGCGGTGGAGCTTTATCAGCTGATCGCCAATACCCCGGGACTGATTGCCGCGGGATTACACGTCTATGATGGTCAGAATCACCAGGTCGACTTCCATGAACGGGAAGTTGCCGTCAAAGAGGTCTGGCATCATGTTTCGAAGCTGCGGGATCAACTGCTGCTGGAGGGACTGAAAGTGCCGCGGATCGTGGCGGGTGCTACCGGGTCGTTTCCAATCTTTGCCAGCTTTGACGACCCAGCGATCGAAGTCTGTCCGGGAACCTGCGTGTTCCACGATGTCGGGTACGGTGAACTGTTTCCCGATCTGAAATTCAAACCCGCGGCGATGGTACTGACGCGGGTCATCAGCCGGCCTGGTCCAGACCGGATTACCTTTGACCTGGGTTACAAAGCGATCGCTTCGGACCCCGCGATGGAAAACCGCTGTCGCTTCCCCGATCTGCCCGATGCAAAACCGGTGTTGCAGAACGAAGAGCACCTGGTAGTCATCAGTGAACGGGCAGGGGAGTTTCAACCCGGCGACGAACTGCTGGCGATTCCGCGGCACGTCTGTCCGACTTCCGCACTGCATAAATCGGTGACGGTAGTGAGTGGCGGAAAAGTGATCGGCCAGTGGAATGTGGCTGCCCGGGATCGCTTTATCAGCGTCTGAGCCAATTCTGTGTGGTTTGGCTGCTTTCCATTGAGTATGAATCCAGGAGCGCTGAGCCTCTCTCTGTATCTTTCGAAGATTGAGTCGAATCATGTCTGAGTTGCGTCAACAAACGGGAATTCCGGAACTGGATGAAATGCTGTCGGGGGGATTAATGCCCGGCAAACTGACGGTGGTTCTGGGGGCAACCGGCATTGGCAAAACACAGCTGGGACTGCAGTACGCCCGGGCGGGGCTCGCCCAGGAAGGGGAGACCGGCATCCTGTTCGATATGGCGACCCGCGGCGATTCACAGAGTCATCAGGATTATGCAGAGCGGCTGTTTCAATGGAAACTGCGGGAGCAACTCGTGGACGAGGTTTTCGATCTGGAACAGATCTGGGAACGTGAGCAGGCCCGCAAGGATTATCAGCATCTGTTCCGCCAGAGCGGCCGCCGGGTCACCCGCAGCGATATGGAACTGGATGAGTGGAAGGAATGGAAGCTGGAATTCGTCAAAAAGCTGGACGCGGCGATCGCTTATTTTTATGCCAACTTTGTGCATGGGGTCCGGCGGACGGTGATCGACGGAATTGAACCGACCGAACGTCCCAGCGACTCCTTTCAGTTTCATGCCTTCGAATACGTCTATCACCAGATCCTGCGTAAAGAATATGACTGGGTGGCCCGCGATCTGTTTCGCGCCCAGTTTCGCAGTCATCAGGAACAGATCGAGGCGCATCGCTACGACTGCCAGCAGATCGGCTGCCTGCTGCTGTTGACGACGCATGAAGTGATGCTGGATGACCTGATCCAGCGTCCCATCGAAAGTGGAGACGTCCTGTCTAACGCGAATACGATTATCCTGATGGGTAAGATCCGCGAAGATAACCGGATGAGTCGTGCTCTGCATATTGCCAAGCACCGCGGCAGTGCCGTCGATGAATCACTGGTTCCCTACGAAATCAATGAGACCGGCCTGCAATTGATGCGTTAATCGCTGTTCAGCTGGTAGTCCGATTTTCAGGAGGGATTTCTTTGGTTCGGACCATTGGCCCTTTCTCACTACAACTGCGCTGACCGTTACGACTGGAACAGTCGACGGAGAGAATCCGGAAATCGGGTTTTGCTCTCCAGTTTCTGCCGTTCCCGACTGCTCTCAAAGATAGATTTTCGGAGAGGTTCCCGGTAACGGACCAGAACATATAGAGAGTCTGTAGACAGAGAGAAGGACGGTCATGAAAGTTGATAATTGTGTAGACCCGAGCGATCTTGCTGACGCCTTTGTTCAACGCCTGGATCGATTACATTCCGCCCCCAAAGTAGCACAACAGTTATTGCAGTTGACGCGCGACCCGGAGAGCCAGATTGATGATATCGTCAACTGCATCGAACACGATCCGGGCCTGGCTGCCAAAATTCTGCAGGTGGTGAACTCGGCCAAATATGGTGTTGCGCGGCAGATTACGAGTATTAAGCATGCGGTATCCTATCTGGGGAAAGATGCGATTCGGATGTTGACCATCAGCTTTTCGATGGTGGAGTCGCTGACCAAGCGGAGTAAGGGACGGATTTTTGCCGATTACTGGCAGCGCGCACTGACGATTGCCTCGATTTCATCTCATCTGGCAGATCACCACAAGTGCCTGAAAAAAGATGAAACCTACACGGCAGGATTACTGG contains:
- a CDS encoding RAD55 family ATPase, producing MSELRQQTGIPELDEMLSGGLMPGKLTVVLGATGIGKTQLGLQYARAGLAQEGETGILFDMATRGDSQSHQDYAERLFQWKLREQLVDEVFDLEQIWEREQARKDYQHLFRQSGRRVTRSDMELDEWKEWKLEFVKKLDAAIAYFYANFVHGVRRTVIDGIEPTERPSDSFQFHAFEYVYHQILRKEYDWVARDLFRAQFRSHQEQIEAHRYDCQQIGCLLLLTTHEVMLDDLIQRPIESGDVLSNANTIILMGKIREDNRMSRALHIAKHRGSAVDESLVPYEINETGLQLMR
- a CDS encoding HDOD domain-containing protein, translating into MKVDNCVDPSDLADAFVQRLDRLHSAPKVAQQLLQLTRDPESQIDDIVNCIEHDPGLAAKILQVVNSAKYGVARQITSIKHAVSYLGKDAIRMLTISFSMVESLTKRSKGRIFADYWQRALTIASISSHLADHHKCLKKDETYTAGLLADVGILVFSQVEREQYSLIYESYPHGEALVKGERQFFGFDHALLGARLMDHWDLPHEMVVAIEHHHDTGQHGCPLGMAVRTGSLLAGSLWNLNSEEYQEAEDLLMSFFDFDEQQIELMIEECKADIAESAEFFGVNLEG